In Palaemon carinicauda isolate YSFRI2023 chromosome 28, ASM3689809v2, whole genome shotgun sequence, the sequence ataataataataataataataataataaaaataataataataataataatagtaacaataataataataaaaatataaataataataataattaataaacatattgttaataataataataacaatgataacaataacaataaatagtaaacatcataacaataataataataataataataataataataatgataataatagtaataataataataataataataataataataataacaataattatagctgccacagttgcattgatcttatactccgtcttctcgatgggtctaattatcttcttttcaggactactgcatacagccagtaactgagcaaaattcatccttcatggtgggtagtcaaattcaggaataattggcgagtcaaggttttaatataaaattcacaaaggtaagattcacaattcaggtaaaattcacaattcaggtaaaagtatacagagaacaagctacacgtttcgggagtgctgtctcccttcctcaggcttaagTGCTGGAaacgattgttgttgttgttggggtattaaagccaacacttgttgttggcacgggcctttcccttggttggcccgtaggtgatctgtaaaaatttataaggtagttgcattaatggaaatttgaaaggtttttagtagtagagaaagatgtggatagggtaaggatgatggtggtagtggtagagggccatcatttctcggatagtggtagtttgaaaagtgggggtgtaaggcttttgaagattagagaaaaattgtgcaggtggggttgtccaaccctttactccctagggtccctgcagagagatttttaagtggtagattagttgagaagtgaaagggggtgatgtgaatagagccttacaatgaggggatgagatggtgcatggaatgaggaggtcttaccttggtggaggtagtgttgaaagcaactgtgcatgtgtgtctatgctttcgacaattgcttttgccagtgtggctgcctctttcatggcgtgtggtgtgttgatgtctacaagtagatcacctcgtagctgtgctgtttctctgcattctagtaggtagtgcaggagaggttgttgtggtatgacatcacagtgttcacaccttgtctggatgtcatctaggagttcccagtttgctttgtaacccagccggagtctgtgtatgcatactgccagttttcttggggtgtatctgtctatgggagggggttctagttccgatgcccatttgtaccatgttgcagagggagagccattctctatcctcatatgtagttccttgattaggttgttcttgagctgtgtctttattttgcttttgatttgttgcagtgcaggctgtatgtgcacctgtacattgtgaatgtgtttggtgcttttggctagctcatcagccttttcattccctggtatcccgatgtgactggggatccagtttatagttactagtctgtttctttcattatgttgatgtaagaggattttaatgtccgctatcagggatttgttttctttgtttttgtcctgctgtaggacctgcactgaggatcgtgagtcagtatggatgactactggtccttcctcattttcaatagagtattttaatgcttgctgtattgcaacaagctctgtctgcagggtggagacattgttggatgttctccagcaagctgtgaacttgcaggagtgaactgccgctcctgctgtttgggttccaggatctactgtgccatcagtatagtagatctgtgcccctgttgtttctactgaggttattgctgcttctgctgcgtttctgagttcttctattgtgcagttttcttttgcccttgggagtttggtgtagttgaatttagcaacttgttttttccatggtggaatgtgtatagtactttgtgctgtgtcaggttttaattgtaggattgtttctgtaaggccaagtcttttgatgttattgctatggtccttgccataagaatctggggtttgtacttcaggatgtttggatagttcctctcttactcgtcttttggtgattgagtctctgtctgacaggaacgtctttgcaactatgcttgcatttcttagtgcaattctgtcttcgagggttggtagtccggtttccaaccttaggttgcaaagtcttgtccacattggggcacccaacatgagcctcatggcattgttttgaatcacttcaattgtgcttgtttgtagatctgttagtcccaggagtgttggggcggcatagtctactagtgatctggaacaggctagatagtatttcttttggatgtgttcatttgctccatccttgagcctgcacatatatctcatagctgcatttctggcatttgttctttccttgagattttttatctcttgcttgaaagtgagctgtttgtctattattaccccgaggtatgtgtattggtccacccattctaggggttccattcctattgtgagtggttgtacggggtttggggctttgattgtcattgcttttgttttggcaatgttaatttttagtccaagctcattggatttgtggctgatggcattgagtgctctttgcatttttattgtcctgactggccctcgagctattacacatacatcatctgcatagataaatatattaactccttcaggtagctgaagtgaggctatattctccatgaggatgttgaaaaggagggggcttagaattcctccttgtggcgtaccattttccaaatcatgatatgtggatatcactccttgaaatttgactctggcttgccttcctagcatgtagtttttagtccatgctagtaggtgtcctttgactccttttttggctactgattgcagcactgcaactgggcttgcaagctcgaaggctttttcaaagtctatgaagactattgttgccttgttctgatttatgcagcttaatacatctgtgatgcattcagaggttccaattccctcctgatatgcatatagctgcttgtttagggggccaattttgtactttattctgtttaagaccattttttctcctgttttttctatacaggataccaaggctattggcctgggatttgttggatcctttggcttgggaattggctgtgtatcttgttgtctccaggtttgaggccttatgtgctctaggtgtgttttgtttagtaatcttaggaatgcagtttctcctgctggacccatgtgtttgatcattgtgtaggtgattttgtcagctccaggtgcagtgtctttccctgtcttttgtactgctcttagctcctcaactgtgtatggggtgtctgtgtcatcctgctgaaggcaggctgtgttgatctcttcccatcttgatggtgccagttgctcttgttgcattctggtttcgggggagagattgattgacagtgttctgtttgcaaaggatgttgcaattctttcagcctcctcatgtgggtgtgggtgtgtggcaattggtgtctttctcttttttccggctactctgcctagccatttccaaagctgagttagattggtgtatcctgacaggcttgaacaccattccatccatttttcaattctgatttcatggattctttcatttgtttcagttttgactgtttgtagtagctctctgttttctactgtggatcttcttctgtatatttttgtgactctgtttagtctggtttttagtcttctgacttctgggcagtagtaccaggagtctttgtaagtgtaactaccttgtgttgtttttagtggcatagctctgttggctgcattgtgaaaggcctcaactaggtctttttctagctggtctatgtcctctggaggagcgtagctgattgctggaaacgatgagagctacgtccttatatatggcaattctggcttagtcagagaggcagcgaatttttcattgggtATCTCGAGCGTCGTGGGcagagcaaatagaatggctgatcctcattggctaagccgctcgccgagagAGGCTATAGTACATTCAGACTGCCATCCCACACACTCCTGGGTactgagtcaccatcttgtcctctgggaactgggctctgattggtgggagcgctcgccgagagtgtatgtaggctaggcaggctatcctgtcgctgatcaatgctgttggggttgtttatgtcttgatctgttgggttgtcctggttggaggtgtcatagttggttgggttatttttccttgtgttgttcaAGATGCTGTTAAGTCTTTTTGCCAGGTCGTAGGGCAGCgtcgggcactggctgataataggtctGAGTGGGTTGCCGTTCTTATGAGTCTTCACATTACAATATAGGTAACCAGGGCTAAAATCCCCAGTGATGGTCTGGAAGTGGACAGCGTTTGTGGCTgcattaattttttcaattgtCTTGTTGGCCCCTCTCTTGATCTCTTCGATGAGCTTTTCAAACTTGGATAAATCTCCCAATATCAGGTCAAGTTTGCTGTGATACTCTTCCGTATCTATCaagacaaaggcagcagtcttgtcagcTCTCCTCACTGTCACATGTGCTTCCTTCCTCAGCTCCCTGGCTGCCTCCCTCATGTCACTGGAGACAATGCCACTGTTGTATCGTCCACGATCCGTAAGGGCTTAAGCCAAGAGCAGGGGCTGGAGGTCATCAGTTGTTTTAAGGTCCCCTTTCTCCTGGTGACTAAGGATAGAGTCTATTAAAAGTTCAACTTCTAGCCTATTATCTGTAGGTTTGGGGCGCGATATGAAGTGGCAGTTAAGCCCCAGCCGGAGTATTTCATCCTGGATGGTTGTAGGAGTATAGGAGGAAATATTGATATATTCTTTCTTGGTTTCAGGGAAACGGAGTTTGCCTCCATTAATGTCGATAAGTTTCTTGTGAATAGTCCGTAGCCTCTTAGCCCAGTCATGGTTCTTAAGGGTACGGATAGTCTGGCGGATGTTGTCTGGGTATGCCAAGCTGTTTAGGGGAAGGTGGTCAGCTTCTTCATGGTGGTCGTCTTCGTTGTCGTCACTGGATGCATCAATGCTAATGGTGGTATCTGATTCCTCAGAGGTAACAGATTCCGAACCTGATCTGCGAGGATTCCTTCTGATGTCTTTCCATTCCTCCGCCAGGCGGTTCAGGCGCTccaagaagataattagagccatcgagaagacggagtataagatcaatgcaactgaggcagccattattttcaacaaaactttcctgaaagagggtctactaccgaaataatAAAATCACCAACAGGATAAtaaggattatcattattacttttatcattagtaCTGCTAAAATGATATTTCAATAAAATCTTGATTCACTAAAAAAGAAAGCACTCAAATGGGAAACAAAACTAGACCATGCTAAAGTTGAAAGAACTGAGCTGCTATAATGAAGAATAAAATCAAGGAAGGGCCCAATAGTACTTTGCAGAAATCCTTTGGTACTGCCTACTACTATGGTATGCCATATAAAGAACAATATATTTGAGCTATCTGGTGTCATACACAAAAGGTACAAGATGGTTGAATCGTAGAGAATAATTCACATTATATATCGAATGACTATAAGACTTTTGtcactttattttcattctttgaagctatatgattatgaataaaactgatattgcCATGAAATAACTTCCGTACAAATTTTCGGTATTAATAATTGTTCCTTAtgccatatgcatacatacacacacacacacacacacacacacacacacacacacacacacacatatatatatatatatatatatatatatatatatatatattcatatttatatataatacgtattCATAACCTTGCAGTAACAGTCTGCTAATTTAAAAATTCTCTACCCATCTATTTATtttactatacaaaaaaaaaaaagagattacttAAACCGAGGGGTGGAGCTGGAAAGAAAGAACTATTTGCCTATCCGGAAAACAGGTTAAACTTCACCTGGCTTTGCTATAAGCAAGGAAGGATAATTTGCTTCTACTTCACCTTCACTCTACCAACAGTCGAAGTTACTTGTGCCTAGGACAGGTGTCTATACTTAAGTGATAGCAGAAAGCAAAATGACCTATAATATGCCTAGctgagtcggtggaacttcaaaagttcaaaatgtttctgttgaacaggctgacatgtctctttttatagtttaaatat encodes:
- the LOC137621753 gene encoding uncharacterized protein, yielding MREAARELRKEAHVTVRRADKTAAFVLIDTEEYHSKLDLILGDLSKFEKLIEEIKRGANKTIEKINAATNAVHFQTITGDFSPGYLYCNVKTHKNGNPLRPIISQCPTLPYDLMFASKDENGNIIHNRDRGIEISEDFSTILYNSDIRNNFINRNNGTSELLPNVTTGKVKKALKLMKRGKAPGENSLTIN